The following are encoded in a window of Paenibacillaceae bacterium GAS479 genomic DNA:
- a CDS encoding Sugar transferase involved in LPS biosynthesis (colanic, teichoic acid) has product MLDSNTYYSSYAIEGKKSIRSYLMMKRAIDIIAATIGLVLLLPLFVLLAVLIKLEDRRGPVFFSQERVGKGEKAFRMYKFRSMVSNAEELLPQLLEQNEIQGAMFKMKDDPRITRVGRFIRKTSIDELPQLWNVIIGNMSLVGPRPPLPREVVEYTLFDKQRLKVTPGCTGLWQVSGRNSLSFQEMVELDVRYIQQRSVRFDIKILIRTVGVLFGSKDAF; this is encoded by the coding sequence GTGCTTGATTCGAACACCTATTATTCCTCTTACGCAATAGAAGGAAAAAAGAGCATTCGAAGCTATTTAATGATGAAACGCGCGATTGATATTATTGCGGCAACGATAGGCCTTGTTCTTCTGTTGCCTTTATTTGTTCTACTGGCCGTATTAATCAAGCTAGAGGATCGGCGTGGGCCTGTGTTCTTCTCACAGGAGCGGGTAGGCAAGGGTGAAAAAGCGTTTCGCATGTATAAGTTCCGTTCAATGGTCTCCAATGCCGAAGAGCTGCTGCCGCAGTTGCTGGAACAGAACGAGATCCAGGGCGCCATGTTCAAAATGAAGGACGATCCGCGCATAACGCGTGTTGGCCGCTTCATTCGCAAAACGAGCATTGACGAGCTTCCGCAGCTGTGGAACGTCATTATCGGTAATATGTCCTTGGTCGGGCCGCGTCCTCCCCTTCCTCGTGAGGTTGTAGAATACACTTTGTTTGATAAGCAGCGGCTCAAGGTGACGCCGGGATGCACAGGACTTTGGCAGGTGAGCGGTAGGAACAGCTTGAGCTTTCAGGAGATGGTGGAGCTGGATGTTCGATACATACAACAACGAAGCGTTCGATTTGACATAAAGATTCTGATCCGCACGGTTGGCGTTCTCTTCGGATCGAAAGACGCCTTTTAG
- a CDS encoding UDP-glucose pyrophosphorylase has translation MKKVRKAIIPAAGLGTRFLPATKAMPKEMLPIVDKPTIQYIVEEAILSGIEDIIIVTGKGKRAIEDHFDIAFELEHSLLEKGKLHLLSEVQKSSNVEIHYIRQKEAKGLGHAVWCARNFIGDEPFAVLLGDDIVQGEVPCTRQLIEQYEETGRSVIGVQTVGIEQTDRYGIVDPVETMGRLAQVRRFVEKPPKGQAPSNLAIMGRYVFTPEIFDYLSEQTIGAGGEIQLTDAIQKLNEAQGVYAYDFEGKRYDVGEKLGFILTTIDFALRKEELKHPLLTALEELLKEHTTTNSKSN, from the coding sequence ATGAAAAAAGTCCGTAAGGCTATTATCCCGGCAGCAGGCCTTGGAACCCGCTTCCTGCCAGCGACTAAAGCGATGCCAAAGGAAATGCTGCCGATCGTTGACAAGCCGACTATTCAATACATCGTAGAAGAGGCTATCCTTTCGGGAATTGAGGATATTATCATCGTGACAGGTAAGGGGAAAAGGGCGATCGAGGATCATTTTGATATTGCCTTTGAGCTGGAGCACAGCCTGCTAGAGAAAGGCAAGCTTCACCTGTTGAGCGAGGTCCAAAAATCTTCCAATGTAGAAATTCATTACATACGTCAAAAAGAAGCCAAAGGGCTGGGGCATGCCGTATGGTGCGCTCGGAATTTTATCGGGGATGAGCCGTTCGCTGTATTGCTCGGAGATGATATTGTGCAGGGCGAGGTGCCGTGTACCCGTCAACTGATTGAGCAGTACGAAGAAACGGGACGTTCCGTCATTGGGGTACAGACGGTCGGCATCGAGCAGACTGACCGCTACGGCATTGTTGATCCTGTCGAAACTATGGGGCGGCTCGCTCAGGTGAGAAGATTTGTTGAGAAGCCGCCGAAAGGTCAGGCACCATCCAATCTGGCTATCATGGGCCGGTATGTGTTTACCCCGGAGATTTTTGACTATCTTAGCGAGCAAACAATTGGCGCCGGAGGGGAAATTCAGCTGACCGACGCGATTCAGAAGTTGAACGAGGCACAAGGCGTGTACGCCTATGACTTTGAAGGCAAACGTTATGATGTCGGGGAGAAGCTTGGCTTCATCCTGACCACAATTGATTTTGCGCTGCGCAAGGAAGAGTTGAAACATCCTCTGCTAACCGCACTAGAAGAGCTGCTGAAAGAACATACCACTACTAATTCCAAATCGAACTAG